One stretch of Acropora muricata isolate sample 2 chromosome 12, ASM3666990v1, whole genome shotgun sequence DNA includes these proteins:
- the LOC136893660 gene encoding uncharacterized protein has translation MRSPSAILPAVVQTDVKKVTDRKAAFMRRPKRKLLNTLEKAGFDRIQSMIAAQERGLRRLRRGRERALETARVLHKIRRREALEFAESSDESRRVFSELQELQRMKERELREWVRNITKSCEEPTAENDEFEKLVSEDGTELDPVCRSTTETAVQSPAGALGDVKKAEQVCKGIGHDSEVSNDLTQITRESNHDTDTGAMASCSKQGQVNDEAEGHADWPTNQIYATLSDTTTFKMTLGKRNKLAKLLPKSFSDDGFYVDL, from the exons ATGAGATCACCGTCAGCAATACTTCCAGCTGTGGTACAAACGGATGTTAAAAAGGTGACAGACCGTAAAGCGGCGTTTATGAGAAGGCCAAAACGAAAACTGCTTAATACTTTGGAAAAAGCGGGCTTCGATCGAATACAGTCCATGATTGCCGCCCAGGAACGTGGTCTTCGAAGACTGCGAAGAGGCCGGGAACGAGCCCTTGAGACCGCAAGAGTGTTGCACAAGATAAGAAGGAGAGAAGCACTGGAATTCGCCGAAAGCAGTGACGAGTCAAGGCGGGTATTTTCAGAATTACAAGAGTtgcagagaatgaaagaaagGGAACTTCGCGAGTGGGTGAGAAATATTACGAAGTCTTGCGAAGAACCGACGGCCGAAAACGACGAATTTGAAAAGCTCGTGTCGGAAGATGGAACAGAACTCGACCCCGTCTGCCGGAGTACGACAGAGACTGCTGTGCAATCGCCAGCTGGCGCACTTGGAGACGTAAAGAAAGCTGAGCAAGTTTGTAAAGGAATAGGTCATGATAGTGAAGTTAGTAACGATTTAACACAAATCACAAGAGAAAGCAATCACGATACCGATACCGGTGCCATGGCTTCTTGTTCGAAACAG GGTCAGGTGAACGACGAAGCTGAAGGACACGCGGACTGGccaacaaaccaaatttatgcAACTCTAAGCGACACCACAACGTTCAAGATGACG CTAGGAAAACGCAACAAGCTTGCCAAGTTACTGCCCAAGAGCTTTTCAGATGATGGATTCTACGTTGACTTGTAA